Sequence from the Macaca thibetana thibetana isolate TM-01 chromosome 20, ASM2454274v1, whole genome shotgun sequence genome:
GCAAAACATTCATGGTTTCTGAAAAATGAGGCCGGACGCCAAACCAGaggcagtggggagaggggaagggcagAGAGGGCTGCTGGCTGCCTCCCCGCAATGGGGTGTCTGGAAAGTCCAGTAGATCAGAATGCCTCTCATCTGCCCACAGGGCACATTGTTCTCAGTGACACCCAGGAGGGGCCTCGTTAGTGGAAAATGTGAGTTGTCACTTTCAGAGGGAGGTGGGACTTGCCCCGGTGTCACACTGGGTGGACAGGGCTCCTGTCACTCACTCTGCACTGAGCAAGGCTTTTTGGTGTCTGGGCCCCTTGCGTCTGAGCTCCCCAGCACTGGCTGCCCTTGGGGGTGGAAAAGCGTGTCTGCCCAAGTCACCGGCACAGGCAGGTACGGAACAGCTTGGCTCCCACGCCAGCGAAGAGCTGCCTTGCGTGGTGTGGAAGAGGAAGACAGCACCGGGGGCAGAAGAGAACATTTCCTGGAAAAACAGGCCATCCGAGGTGGCTGCAGCAGTGGAGGGAGAGCTTTTCAGAAAGGAGGGACCCGTGAGCAGAGGCGTGGAGGCAGGAAGTCAGGCCATGCCTCCCTCCTGATGCCTGCTCTCCAGCCACCGAGGCCAGATGCCATTGTCTCATGTTACGATTGCACCATGTCCATGTTCCACCCACTTATTATgactactttttaatttaaactgccttttaaaaactttacttaAATGGAAGGTTAGCTCCTCGCTGAGCATGGCGCGTTAGTGTCACTGCCCTGGGCTTTGTTCTCGGCTTTTCTGGGCCCCCACAGTCTGATCCTCTGATAGAGCTCACTGGCCTGGGTTTTCCTTGACTCTTTCACACGGCCATGTCCTCCATTTTCACCAGCGTgatctgctgttttttttttttttttttttaactttatggatCTTGAGTTGTATGGGTAGCTTAGAAATGCCTCTGTCTATAAGAAATCAAACATAGACACACAGCGTGAGGGCGCTGTGATGACCCCCATTTAGTCCCTTCCTGGCAGTGGCCTTGGTCGTCAGTCCAGTGGGCAACCTGCTGGGCCTTTTCCTATGGGACCatttcattggttctgtttttgtttcacaCGAAATGTATCAGATTGTCTTGTTtcttgcagtttttttttccaaaatgattttctAAGGCATgaatcttttgaaattatttattttaatacataaaaacagTGAAAACAGTAATACATACTCTTGCTTTAAAAAGTTTCGCAGCAcaagctcattcctgtaatcccagcattttgggaggccgaggtgggcggatcacctgaggtcaggagctcgataccagcctagccaacatggtaaaaccctatctctactgaaaatacaaaaactagctgagcgtggtggtgggcgcctgtaatctcaactcctcgggaggctaaggcaggtgaattgcttgaacccggaggtggaggttgcagtgagccaagattgcgctactgcactccggcctgggcgagagtgagactgtctcaaaagacatGACTGTCTCACAGCATGAAAGGTACCACAGCGCTGGACATGTCCTTCCACTGCTTCCAGTGCTCAGAGGCTTCCTGGTGCCGCAGGAGAAAGGCCCTGCTGTCCCCGGCCACAGGCCCTGTGTGATCTGGCTCCCTTCCCCACCGCAGCCTTtctgccctccttccttccctggcTGATCAGTGTCCATTCAGCTGAGCCCCCGGCCATACTGTGGGTGCCCCCTCCTCAGACTGATGGACCTGGATGGTGGCCCCTGGGCTGTGAACGTCCTGCTGGCAGGGCCAGGGGAGGTGGGTGACAGAGAGGTCAAAGCCCCGGCCTTGTGGTACAACTCTGGGTGAGTCAGTTCACCTCTCTGCGTCTCAGCCTCTTTCCCTGTGCCCAGAGAGCTGCTGGAGGGTGGATTCATGATGACAAAGGGTGCCCGGGACAGGGCCTCTCCATGCTGAGGGCTTGCTGCAAGCCGCCCTTCTCACCCTGGTTGTTGTTATTCTTACTGTTCCAGCCCAGGACCTAGCACAAGCCTGGCATGTAAGTGAGGATGAGTGGACactgaataaaaaaagaaaggaataaagctCCACCTAAGACGTGTGGGGACGCAAAGGGACAGAGGCCTCTCGCGGGGCACTGGGGACGAGGTAGAAGGGCTGAGATGGGATGGGATGTGCGTGCAGCGGGAGCTTAGTGCACGTTCTGAGCACGTCATTGAGTGATACACTGAAGGTGCTGATCCAGACTCTCATCGGGAGGCAGCGAGCAAAGACAGGAAGCCCGCGGCAGCCTCCGTGGTTGCAGATAGCATCTCCCCGGCCCTCCTGCCTCACAACGCCCTCCATCTGTTGTCTGTTTGTCTTCCAAGTACTCCAGGAAGAAAGAAGCCACACGGCACTGGCATTCACCCAAGAGGCTGCAGCCTCCGCCCGTGTCTGGGGTTGCTGTCCCCTGTGTTGAGATGGGATGGAATTATTCAAGCAAGCTACGTTTTTTTGATGAGGCCCCCCATCACACCCCTTTTTTGGTCTGTTTATTTCCAGGCAATGCCACTGTAGATAAGTTGGAGGACTTCATCAACAACATTAACAGTGTCTTGGAGTCCTTGTATATTGAGATAAAGAGAGGAGTCACGGAAGATGACGGGAGACCCATTTATGCGTTGGTGAGTGCCCAGCAGAGCCCTCTAGTGGCGTTTTTGAGGAGCTGGAACAGGGCCCAGGCAGCCCGTGTTTGCTTTGGTTTGATTTCTCTTTTGGACAGTTCTTTGTAAAGAAGTCACTCCAAATGTATGGAATATTAGGAATAAAGGGAGAAACGGTTTTTTACTTAGAATAAGACATAGAAGCGATGAAAAGAAACAGTGTGTAGGAGTGTCAAGGATTGCGACCCACGTGGGGTCTTCAGTGGTTTTCAGATTTACTCTCACAGGTAGGGATCAGGGTGAAACACAGGAGTGGGAAGCTGACATGCCCCATCCCTGGCTAGGAGACACCTCGGGCTGGTCAGAGGACATCTGGCTGCTCCCAGCCAGGCTCACACTCAGAAAGGAGCACTCTAGTCCAGGGTTTCCAAAACATTACACAGGCAAAGAACTATGGAAATGCTGGTCAGACACGGCAAAGCAGATTTCCTTGCTGTCGGACTTCTCAGTGCCTTTTGCATTTGAAGCTCCATTAACATGTAGACAAATCTCCCAAATTTATCTGAGTTTGGAAAATACTGCACACCCTCTGGAGTTCTGAAACTTCTGAGGGTCTAGCATGTTGACTGAGCTAAAGAATAAAGTCTGTAGTATATGCCTGGTTACAGATCCATCCTGCGGCTCGCAGTGCCTGGATACAGGAGCTCAGTGACTGGCCAGAGacggaggaggggagggagggagagccaGCGACACGTTAACCAACACGCGAAGGGCACAGCCTGACTGTTGCGCTGACTTATTTCTTAGGTGAATCTTGCTACAACTTCAATTTCCAAAATGGCTACGGATTTTGCAGAGAATGAACTGGATCTGTTTAGAAAGGCTGTAAGTAGAGTAATCCCCGTCGCCCATTGGCTGGGCTTCTTATGGGAAAGTTCTGTCTCAGTCGTTAGAAGTGGCAACTGCAGTCTTCAAGGATCACTGGGGGGACGTGGGCCACCACTGCTGTCTGAGGAAAGGCTTTGCAGGGAGATATCACTGTCTACCCATCTGGAATTCACAGCTGTCAGGGGCCCCCATGGCTGCCTGGGAAGGAAGTGCTGGGCCAGGTGTGAGCCCCAGCTGGATGGGCAAGAGCAGGGCCTCACTGGTAGTAACAGGCGTTCCTACCTGGCTGCTGTAAGTGCCATCTGGgaaaggcagcagcagcagcagcatcacctgggagcttgttagaaaggcCCAGTCCCAGTCCCTACCCTAGACTGCTGAGTCCGAATCTGCATTTTTGCCAGGTGCCCACTGAATCATTTGCATGTGCACATTTGAGCGGCATTGCTCTACCAGGCTTCAGAGCTACTTGCTCGGCCCTCTGGTCAAACATATGGCTAAGAGTGGTTCTCAGGCCTACATAACTGCAGAGGTGAGAAAGAATTCAGACATTTCAGCCCCACTTGCGATCTGTCGAATCCGAATCTCTGAGAACCAGGTGTTGGAATCATTCCTTTGAGGTCTTCTCCTGGGGTTTATTAGCTGCCAGGGTTGAGGAGCAGGTGCTGAGCTGAGCACACATCTGCGTGTGCAGGAACCTGTCTTCTCCAGAGGAAGCCTGCCGTGTCTGTCTCTCGCTGCCTCTGAGGCCAGCTGTGAGGCAAGGTGACCCTTATTGATTTGGGGACATTAAGATGATTTATTTGGGAGGATGTTATCGAAGTGACCTCTGAGTCAAAAGAACTGAGCACAGTCCTGACTCTTGATGCATATTACATTGTTTTCCCCGTATACCATGCCAGTGTGCCGTTCTGCCTGTGATCCGAGTGGTCTTACTGCACCCTGCCAGACTTAGTATTACcattgaaaagttatttttgccattttaatagAGAAGCATGGTACCTGCTCTTTCTTCCAGCTGGAACTAATTATTGACTCAGAAACTGGCTTTGCGTCTTCCACAAACATTTTGAACCTGGTTGATCAACTTAAAGGcaagaagatgaggaagaaggaagcGGAGCAGGTGCTGCAGAAGTTTGTCCAAAACAAGTGGCTAATTGAGGTACTACTGTCTCATGGTTTTCCAGTCTGGCTCACTCTTTTGAGTGAATAGCAGTTTTGTCTCCAAAATCGTATTTCTAGCCAACTGATGTCTGTGGAGCCCAGCCTTCTCAGATCCCTTATCTGCTTTCACGCATTCCAGCAGTGACCCCATGGGGAGGATCTGGGCCtcacctctcctgcctcccactcccTGTTCACCCGCATGATGTGTTGAGGATGCCACAGCcagaatggcagagccaggagctGCACCCGGGATTTGGGCCCCGGGACCAAGCCTCTAGCCCACAGACTGCAAGGCAGAGGCAGTTCCGTGGCTGAGAGTGTGGCTGTGATGTCTGACCCGGGTCTGAACCCTGAGCCAGGTGACCTCAGGTTCCCTGTAAGAGGGAAGTTGTCGTTTCCCCTTTGGGGCTGGGTGTGTCAGGAGCAGGAATGGGACCTCACAGTAACGTGCTCCGTGCTGCGCTGGCTGGCTCGCGGGGGAGGCAGCAGAGGAATTGGCGACGTTACCACTGTTGTTTTTGTCAGCAGTGAGTTCCTCAGGGTCAGTGCTTAGAAGAGGCACAGGCAAGCTTTAGGAAAGGAGCTGTGACGTCTGGGACAGGCCCCACTGCAGCTCCAGTTTCTAGATGCTGCCCCGCCCCCACGTCTAGTCCTGCTGAATGGAGCAGAACAAATGTTTCAGTTCTTTTTCCACAAAAGGCACCCCTGTTTTCAACAGCGTAGTGTTTGCTGAGTTGACCATTGCTGTGCCCTCCCAGGTGCTCGTGCCCGTGTGTGTTGAGGACGCGCTCACGTCGGGTTCCCGCTTCCTTACTTGGTGGTCGGACTTGTGGCCAGAGGCTGCTGCTTGTGGCTGCAGCGACTCTCCACTTCCTGTTCAGGAGGCTTGCCTCCGGATTGGGGAAGTCTGTGTTCTGAGTTACTAATTTCTGTGTAGGGTGGGCCTGTACCAGGAACCTGACCCAAATTCAGTTCCTGGGGTACCTGATGGGAAGAAAGGGTGGAGAGGTCACGGGGTGAGGTCAGAGGTCACAGGGGTGAGGTCAGGGCTGGGAGCTCCTGGTGAGTGCAGGATCTGCTGGGCACATTCCCGTATGTCCTGTCTCGGAGGCTGCCTGCTGTCCTGCAGTGGCTCCATAGCTTAGTTTTTAGCTGACAGCTCAGGGGTCTGGATGACATCGGACAACAACTCAGGGGTCTGGATGACATTGGACACCCTGAGAGTGGCAGGACCGAGTTCAGGCCCCAGTTTGGGGACTGCAGCTCCCATCAATGGCTTTGTCACAGTTTTTCTTGCCCTCCGGGCTATATTTGGTACTAGAGAATGTTCTAGGGTCTGCTGAGGTTATAACTGACCATTCTCACTTGTGGTGCAGCCCCTCTTAgggccaagtttttttttttttttttttgagatggagtttcgctcttgttgcccaggctggag
This genomic interval carries:
- the NSMCE1 gene encoding non-structural maintenance of chromosomes element 1 homolog isoform X2: MQGSTRRMGVMTDVHRRFLQLLMTHGVLEEWDVKRLQRHCYKVHDRNATVDKLEDFINNINSVLESLYIEIKRGVTEDDGRPIYALVNLATTSISKMATDFAENELDLFRKALELIIDSETGFASSTNILNLVDQLKGKKMRKKEAEQVLQKFVQNKWLIEVLVPVCVEDALTSGSRFLTWWSDLWPEAAACGCSDSPLPVQEACLRIGEVCVLSY